From one Sus scrofa isolate TJ Tabasco breed Duroc chromosome 9, Sscrofa11.1, whole genome shotgun sequence genomic stretch:
- the LOC100521109 gene encoding LOW QUALITY PROTEIN: olfactory receptor 8B12-like (The sequence of the model RefSeq protein was modified relative to this genomic sequence to represent the inferred CDS: inserted 2 bases in 2 codons), giving the protein MKFKNLSIQTPFSGRILSFSEQLFFFQHRFFLRGMAADNTSSVTEFILAGLTNQPELQILLFFLFLSFYMVTVVGNLSLITLIGLNSHLHIPMYXFLFNLSFIDFSFSTAIIPKMLTSFVSKKNIISYAGCMTQLFFFXFFVFSESFILSAMAYDRYVAICKPLVYTVTMSPQVCLLLLLGVYGMGVFGAVAHTGNIVFLTFCADNLINHYMCDILPLLELSCNSSYINVLAVFIVVTIGIGVPIGAIFISYGFILSSIFHISSTEGRSKAFSTCSSHIIAVSLFFGSGAFMYLKPPSILPLDQGKVSSLFYTIVVPMFNPLIYSLRNKDVVFALKKTLGRITFS; this is encoded by the exons ATGAAGTTCAAAAATCTCTCTATTCAAACGCCATTCTCAGGAagaattctctctttctctgaacaACTCTTCTTTTTCCAACACAGATTCTTCTTGAGAGGAATGGCTGCAGATAATACCTCCTCTGTGACAGAGTTTATCCTCGCAGGCTTAACAAACCAACCAGAACTCCAgatcctcctcttcttcctgtttCTAAGTTTTTACATGGTCACTGTGGTAGGGAATCTGAGTTTGATAACCCTGATTGGATTGAATTCTCACCTTCATATTCCCATGT TTTTCCTCTTCAACTTGTCCTTCATAGATTTTAGTTTCTCTACTGCCATCATCCCCAAAATGCTGACGAGTTTTGTCTCAAAAAAGAACATCATTTCCTATGCAGGGTGCATGactcagctctttttct tgttttttgtcttttctgaatcGTTCATTTTGTCAGCGATGGcgtatgaccgctatgtggccatctgtaaacCATTGGTGTACACAGTTACCATGTCTCCTCAGGTGTGTTTACTCCTTTTGTTGGGTGTCTATGGCATGGGGGTTTTTGGGGCTGTGGCCCATACAGGAAATATAGTATTTCTGACCTTTTGTGCTGACAACCTTATCAATCACTATATGTGTGACATTCTTCCCCTCCTTGAACTTTCCTGCAATAGCTCTTACATAAATGTATTAGCAGTCTTTATTGTTGTGACCATTGGCATTGGGGTGCCCATTGGTGCCATTTTTATCTCTTACGGTTTCATCCTTTCAAGTATTTTCCACATTAGCTCCACTGAAGGCAGGTCCAAAGCCTTTAGTACTTGCAGTTCCCACATAATtgcagtttctcttttctttggctCAGGAGCATTTATGTACCTCAAACCACCTTCTATCTTACCCCTTGACCAGGGGAAAGTATCCTCCCTGTTCTATACCATTGTGGTGCCCATGTTTAACCCATTAATCTATAGCCTGAGGAATAAGGATGTTGTATTTGCCCTAAAGAAAACCTTGGGCAGAATAACCTTCTCTtga